Part of the Methanobrevibacter oralis genome is shown below.
CAGAAGAAATGGAAATTACTTACTTGGGTGATTTACCATTAACAGAAAAAGTTTCAGATTCACCGAATAAAGATGGTGTTGTTGTAACTTTAGACCCAGAAGGACTTGTTACAAGCAGATTTATGGAAATTGCTATTCAAATTCAGGACGAATTACTTAAAGAAGAGTAATATAACTAACACTAGCCATATTAATTAAGTATCCTAAAAAATTAGGATCTTCATTTATTTTTTTATATTCACATAATTTTTTTATTTCATAATCCTTATTTTCACCCATTTCATTTAAAGAATAATATTCCAATCCTTTTTCATATTCTTTTAAATCAGTATAAATTGGAACAACGTATTTTTCATCTTCAATAAGTCCATAAGGAATCTTAATAGGTTTTTTATTCTCAATTGAAATGATAAATTCGTGACTATTCAAATATTCTTTAATTTGTTCTTCAGTTTTTTCAATAGCTTCTTTATTTTTATTTTCACCATGTAAATAAATTGCATTGATATAATTTTTTAAATCATGATGTTCTATTTCTTCAATTTTCATTAGTCTTAATTTAATTTTTTTATTTTATATATTTAATTCAAATTATTTTGGTATGACTAAATATTTATAATATGAGATAATTAAAAATAAACTATGTACTTGAGTGAAAGATTGTTTAAATATAATAAAATTTTAGTATTTCTTTTATTTTTATTTTTAATTACAGTTCCGTTTAGTTTTGCAAATGATGTTGATGAAAATGTTACCCTATCACAGGATTTGCAAAATAATGGTGATAATATAGTTAGTAGTGGTTTTAGTGTCTATTTTGACGCATCTGCACAAAGTGATGGGTCAGGAAGCCAATCTAGTCCATATAAATATTTAAATTCTGGAAGGCTTAGTGGTTATTCTAATTATTATTTTGCTCCTGGAATCTATACAATTAATTCTAAACCATATTCATCAGGATTTTTATCATCTGAAATGAATATAATTGGAAGTAATCCTAAAACAACAGTAATCCATTACACAGGTTCTGGTAATTTTTTAGAAACAAGTTCTACACTTGTGTTAAAAAATATAACTCTTAAAGGAGCGAATATTAAAGTTCAAAATGGAATGATAGCTAATAATACTATTTTTGAGGGAAGTATAAGCAATATTGAAGATAATTATGGAAATTCATATGGTGGAGCTATTAAAATAGTAGGTTCATCTTCATCATCATTTTATGATGAATTATGGAATATTTTTAATCAATCTTCATCTTCATTTCAAATAAGATTTGATAATTGCATATTTAAGAATAATTATGCGGAATATGGTGGAGCAATTTATATTAATTGTTCTAGTGTAGTTATTTCAAATTCTAAATTCATAAATAATCATGCTAAACAGTTTGGTGGGGGTATTGCAGCTATTAATAAGTCTAATTTAACAATTATAAATTCTGTATTTGAGGATTCATATTCTGAATATGATGCAGGTGGTGCTATTTATTTAATGAATTCAAAATCTGATATTAAATATAGTAATTTAACAAATTGTAAATCGTCATTTGGTCCTGCCATAACTTCTTTAAACTCTAGTGTTGTAATTGATAAAATTAATGCCAATAAAAATAATGCTAGTTATCAAGGAGGTTCTATTTATGCAATGTATGGAAATTTAACTGTTAAAGATTCTAATTTCAATGAAAACTTTGCAAAATATGGTGGAGCTATCTTTGCTGATAATTTAACAAAGTTTGAAGTATTAAATTCTAAATTTAACAATAATAAAGCTTTTTATCAAGCTGGAGCTATTTTTGCTTTTGTTAATTTAAAAAATTCAATTGATAATTGCACATATATTGGAAATAAAGCAGATGAAAATGATGATATTTATCAAAGTGATTTGTTTGAAATATTTATTGGAAATGAAAATTATGAAATGATTAAATATAAATCAGATTATAAAGGAGTGTTACCTTCTAAATATGATTTACGTGATAAGAATCATGTTTCATCTGTTAAAGAACAGGGTAATAGTGGTAATTGTTGGGCTTTTGCTACAATAGCTACTTTAGAATCAACTATTATGAAAGCGACTGGAAAAGAATTTGATTTATCAGAAGGTAACTTAAAAAATATTGCTCAAATATTTTCAGATTATGGTTGGCCTTATGAAACAAATAATGGTGGTTTATATTCCTTTTCACTTGGATATCTATTAAGTTGGTTAGGACCTGTTAATGAGACTTCTGATCCTAGTGATGAGTGGGATGTTATATCGCCTGTTTTAAATAGTGTTGTTCATGTTCAAAATATTTTGTTTTTAGAGAGAAAATCTTACAATGATAATGATATGATTAAAAAGGCTATAATGGAGTATGGTGCTGTTGCTTCTGAGATATGTATGAAGTTTTCAACCCAGTACATGAATCAGGCTTCTTATTATTATAATGGTAATGAAAGTAGAAATCACGCAATTACAATTATTGGATGGGATGATAATTACTCTAAAAGTAATTTTAGATTGACTCCGCCTGGAAATGGAGCATGGATTGTTAAAAACAGTTATGGAAAAAGATGGGGAGATTCAGGTTTCGGATATGTATCTTATTATGATACAAGTTTAGCTAAATTAAATGATCATGAAAATACCTTTGCAATTATTTTTAATGATACAATCAGATTTAATAAAAATTATCAATATGATATTTGTGGTAAAACTGATTACTTTGTAACAGGATATAATACAATATACTATCAAAATCAGTTTACATCAACAGGTAATGATGTTTTAGCTGCGTTTTCAACATATTTTAATACAACAACCGAATGGGAAGCTGATATTATTGTAAATGATGTAGTTAAATTATCTCAAAACGCTACATCACTTGCAGGCTATCATACTATACATTTAAAAGAATTAATTCCTCTTAAACTAGGCGACGTTTTTAAGATATCTCTTAAAATTCATAATAATAATGGATTTGCAAGTTTTCCTATTTGTGAAAAAGTTTCATCAAGTAGGTGTTTTTATACACCGGGAGTTTCATTTTTTAGTTATGATGGTAAAAATTGGCATGATTTATATGATTATTTTGTAAATGAATCTTATGGTCATAAATATTCATCACAAGTTGCTTGTATTAAAGCATTTACAACAGCTTCAAAAGACATATTAAATACAACAATAGCTATTACATCTCTCAATTCAACAAATATTCTAGTTAATATTAAAGATCAAAATAATAAAGCTGTAAATATGGGTATTGTAAATTTTAATGTTGATGGTAAGGATTATACAGAAAAAGTTATAAATGGAGTAGCTAATCTTAAAGTTTATTTAAAAAGTGGAAATCATAATATTTTAGCTATATATAAATCAAATGATTATTATAATATTTCTAGCATTTTTAAAATGCTAACATTAGATAAAGAGGATTTATTTTTAGAAATTATTTCAAATAATATATCTTATGGTGATGATTTAAAAATAGCTATTAAATTAACTAATATAATTGGAGAAAATTTGATTTTACCAGTTAATGTTGAAGTTGCTGGTAAAAAACACGTTACTAATGGTGAGTTATTAAAAATATCTGATTTAAAACCAGGAAATTATACAATTAAAGCAAAATTCATGGGAAATAATTTGTATAATCAAAAAACACTTAGTAAAATAGTTAATGTAGCTAGTCCTGATTTAAATTTAAGAATTTTTACTCAAGATATTAATGTTGGTGATGATTTAACTGTTAAGGCGATTTTAGGAAACTTAAGTAATGCAATAGTTAATATTAAAATTAACAATAAAAGTTACATTTTAAATATTAAAAATGGTAAAGGTTCACTAAACATCTCTGATAAATTTAAAGCTGGTGAGTACGGTATATTTGGAGAATTTAAAGGTGATGGAATATATTCTGCATCAAAAACTTCATCAAAATTCAAGGTTAATAAAATCAACACTTCTTTAATAGTTGAATGTGAAAATATTGTTGAAGGTGAAAATCTAATTATTAATGTTAAAATTCCAAGTGATATTAATGGTAAAATTTCTTTAATGTTAAATTCTAAGGTGTATAATTCTATTGCAGATAAGGGTATTGTAAAGTTTAATATTAGTGGATTAGGTGTTGGAAACTATTTATTTAATGTTAAATATGATGGTGATGATAAGTATAATAAAGTTTCAAATTCTTCTTTTGTTAACATTTCCAAGTCAAATTCAAAGTTAATATTAGTTGCGGATAATATTTATAAGTACTATGGTGGTTTTGAAAAATTTTCAGCATTATTATTAGATAACAATTCTAATCCAATTTCTAATCAAAAAATTAATGTATTTATAAATAAAGTTAAATATTCAAAATTAACAGATAAAAACGGTCTTGTTGAAATTGATATTAGTTCACTAGCTGTTGGTTCATATAATGTTTTAAGTGTCTTTGATGGAGATAAAAAGTATAATGTGAATAAGGTTTACTCAAAAATAAATGTCACATCAACGATTAAAGCCAGTGATTTTCAAGCAAGATTTTTAGATAGTGAAGGTAATACTTTAGCAAATACGGTTGTTAGTTTCATTATTAATAAAAAAGAGTATTTAACAGTTACAGATATTAATGGTATTGCTAAATTTGATATAAAATTATCTGTAGGTGCATATGAAGTTAAAATTATTAATCCACTTACTAATGAAAATTTAACTAGAAATGTAAAAATCTTTAAAAGAATTACATTAAATAGAGATTTAATTATGGATTATAATAGTGGAAATACTTTTAATGTGAGAATTTATGGGGATAATGGAAAAATTTCTCATGGTGGTGAGGTAATTAGTTTTAAAATTGGAAAAAATACTTTTAATGTTAAAACAGATAAGAATGGATATGCAAAACTTAAAATCAATCTTATTCCAAATAAATATAAAATAATAACCTCCTATAAGGGAGAAAGAGTATTTAATAACATTGTAGTAAATCCTGTTTTAAAAGCTAAAAACATTGTTGTAAAAAAATCTAAAACAATTAAATTTTCTGCAACTCTTAAAAATACTAATAAAAAAGCCATTATTGGTAAAAAAATTACATTTAAAGTTAAAGGTAAAATTTATACTGCAAAAACTAATAAAAAAGGCATAGCAACAATATATCTTAAAAACTTTAAGGTAGGAAAATACAATATTTGCTCTAAATATGTTAAATCTAGTGTTAAAAATTCAATCATTGTCAAAAAATAGGGATTTTCTCTATTTACAACTTTTTTTAAATAAATGATTTAGTAATAATTTTTTACTTATTTATCATATTAATTAATTTAGGTTATCCAAAACTTTTTAAATGATTAAAAACAACAAAAAATATGTACTTGAGGTTTTTAAATGAAAGATATTAAAATATTCCTATACTTTTTTTTAATATTATTTTCAGTGTCAATCTCACCACTCAGTGCAGAAAATATTGATACTGTAGGCGATATTGAAACGATAGATAATGTTAAAGATGTTAACTTGTATAATGATGATGAAAATGAGAAATTAAAGGATAGTAACCCTGTTTATTACTTTAATGCATCTGCTAATGTTGATGGAGATGGATCTAAGAATAATCCTTACAAATATCTTAGGGATGAAAGATTGCCATATGGTGTAACAGCTTATTTTGCAGATGGTGTTTATGAAATAAATAGTCCATGTACAGTATATTCTAATGATGGTGTTTCAATTACCTCTGCAACTCAGGTAACCTTCATTGGACAAAGTATGGAAAATACTATCATTAAATATGTAGGTAATGCAAGTATAGCTATTAAAATTCCAGATTTAGCTAGATTATTTGTTAGTAATATGACTTTTAATCATGCAACCATTGAAAACAGAGGAACATTAGATGGAACAAATGTTGCTTTTATAAACAATCATGGTGTTGATATTCATGCAAACTTAGGATATAATAATTCATTTGGAGGAGCTATTTATTCTCCAGGGTCTAATTATTATGCAGCATTTTCTATGCCATCTTATCTAAAATTAAATAATTGTTTATTTATCAATAATACTGCAGTTTATGGAGGATCTATTTATCATAAAAATGGAAATACCATAATTAAAAATTCTAAATTTTATAATTCTTCATCTGGTCTTTATGGCGGTGTTTTAGCGACAGATGGTGGAAACATAACTATTGAAAATTGTATTTTTGAAAATTACCGTGCTGATGATGATGCAGGTGGTGCAATTTATTCTAAAGTTACAAATTTAGCTATTAAAAATGCTAATTTTGCTAATGGACATGCTGATTTTGGAGGAGCTATTTGTAATCTAAACTCTAATTTAATAATTGAAAACGTAAATTTCACAAATAACTTTGCAAAATTTGATGGTGGAACTATTTATGATATGTATGGAAATGTAACAATTAAAAATGTTAATATTATTCAAAGTCAAGCACGTGATGGTGGAGCATTATTCATTGACAACTGTACATCTGTTATTATTAAAGACACTTCTTTTGATGAAAGTACGGCAACAAGAATTGGTGGAACAATATTTTCAAATGCAAACAAATTAAATTTAACTAATGTAACATTTGGTAGAAGTTCTGCTTTAATTGATAATATAATCCATTCTCAAGATAAATATAATTATGATATTGGATATAATTCAAATTATGAATTAATGAAATATAATTCTTCATATAATGGAGTTTTACCATCTAAATATAATTTAGTTGAAGAAGGTTATTCAACTCCCATACGTAATCAAATGGCAGGTGGAAATTGTTGGGCTTTTGGTCCATTAGCAGCTTTAGAATCATGTATTCTAAAAGCTACTGGTAAAAGTATGGACTTATCTGAAGAAAATATTAAAAATCTAATTGAAAAATACTCTGCATATGGTTGGGATTATGATACTAATAATGGAGGTCATTCTGAAATGATGTGGGGTAATTTAATTAGTTGGATTGGTCCTGTTTTAGAAAGTGATGATAAATACGATGATTATTCAACATTATCTACTCTTTTAGATGCTGTTATGCATGTTCAAAATGTATATTATTTACCTACACGTACCAATGCGCTAGATAATAATGCTATTAAAAAAGCTATTTTAGATTATGGAGCTGTTGGTGTAACTATTTATATGGATGATAGTAATCCTCTTGTTTTTAATAAAGATAAAAGTGCACACTTCTACACATTATCCACTAAAGCTTATGCAAATCATGCTGTTTGTATTGTTGGTTGGGATGATAACTACGATAAAAATAACTTTCCAATGGGTAATATGGCAGCAACTAATGGTGCATGGATTGTAAAAAATAGTTGGGGTTCTGATTGGGGAGATAATGGATATTTTTATGTTTCTTACTATGACCCAGTAGTCTATGGAGTGGGTATAGATAATTCTGCATTTACATTTATATTAAATGATACAGTAAGGTACAATAGAAACTACCAATATGACATTGGTGGTATGACTGATTTTTTATACACAGAATCTAAAACTGTTTATTATAAAAACACATTTACTTCCATTGGAAATGATATATTAACTGCATTTTCAACTGTATTTGAATTTGAAAAGGATTATGAAGTTTCATTATATATAAATAATGATTTAAAATTAACTCAAAGAGGACACAGTCTAGCAGGATACTTTACAATTCCATTTGAAAAAGAATTCCCATTAAAAATTGGAGATAATTTCACTATTTCAATTAAGCTTAATGCTGATAAGGATGCGTCTTTTCCAATATATGAAATTGTATCCGCATCAAGATTAAGCTATGATAAAGGAGTATCATTCTTTAGTTTAGATGGTCAAACTTGGAAAGATTTATTTGATTTCGTATATGATCGTCCAGATTTAGAACATAAATATTCATCACAAGTAGCTTGTATTAAAGCATTTACAAGATGTAATTCTAATTTAAATGAAAGCAATATTGTGGTTAATGATATAACAGCTAATATGGACGAAATTGTAACTATTACAGCTACAATTTTTGATAAAAATAATAAGTTAATTAATGAAGGTGTTGTAACATTTTTAGTGGATGATAAAAAAGAATTTGTTAATGTTGTAAATGGTAGAGCAATATTCCAAACATCGTTTAAAAAAGCAGGAATCTTTGATTTAACTGTTAAATTTGATGGAGGAAATAATTATTTTTCATCAGAAAATACTACAAAAGTTGTCATAAACAAAGCTTCAAAAATCAATACAAGACTTGAAATTTCTGAGGTTACAACAAATGATGAAAATTCAAAAATTAAAATAACACTAAGTGATATTAATGATAATCCAATAGATAATGAAAAAGTTATTTTAAGTATAAATAATAATCTCTATGAGGCAACTACTAATTTTAATGGTGTCGCGTATATTGAAGCTAAATTATCAGATGGTATTTACATAGCAAAATGTGATTTTAAAGGCAGTGATAAGTACAATAGCATAACTACACAAACACAAGTTAAAATTTTAAAAGAAAAAATCAATAGTATTAAATCAAGTAATATTACTCGAGCTCATTATAGTGGAATTGATTTTCAGGCAATTTTTTTAAATAAAAATGGAAATCCATTAGTATATACAGTAGTTACATTTATTGTAGATGGAAAAGAATATAATGAAATTACAGATGCAAATGGTGTTGCAAAATTAAATGCTAATTTAAATGTTGGTAAACATAAAATAACCAGTATTAATCCAGTAACTGAAGATATCACATTCAATACTGTTAATATTGTTAAAAGAATTACTTTAAACAAAGATTTAACAATGGATTATAATGGGCATGATACATTTAATGTATGTGTTTATGGGGATAATGGTAAAATAGCTAATGATGGTGAAATTGTAATCTTTAAAATTAATGAAAAAACCTATAAAATCAAAACGGATAAAAAAGGTTATGCTAAACTAAAAATTAATCTAATACCAAATACTTATAAGATTATAACAGAATATAAAGGAGAAAAAGTAGTTAATAATGTTATTGTAAAACATGTTTTAAAAGCTAAAAATATTAAAGTTAAAAAAGCTAAGATAATTAAGTTTAAAGCAACTTTAAAAAGCAGTAATGGAAAAGCTATTAAGAACAAAAAAATAACTTTTAAAATTAATGGAAAAACATATTCTTCTAAAACTAATAAAAAAGGAATAGCAAGTATCTCACTTAAAAATTTAAAAGTGGGAAAATACACTATTAAATCTAGCTATATTAAATCTAGTATTAAAAGTACAATTCAAATAAAAAAATAGGGCTAAACCCTATTTCTTTTTTTTATATAGGTGTTAAAAATGAAAAATAAATCAAAATTATTAATTCTTTTAATAATTTCATTAAGCTTAATTTTAACATCAGCACCAATTTTTGCTGAAAATACTACACTAAAAAATGATAATGAACAAATAAGTCTTAATGAAGGTATTAATACAAGTTTAAAATCTAAAAATGTGATTTACATTAGTCCTAATGGAACAGGTTCTGGTGCATCACAAGTTGACCCAACAAATTGGAACAATGCATATAGCTCTGCAAAAAGTGGAGATACAATTGTATTTGCAAATGGAACATATAATGATATTAGAAATGTTAAGGGTAATTATTTATATTCAACAATTATTAATGGATTAGAATTAAAAGGAAATGGCGATTCTATAATCGATGCTTGTGGAAGAGGAGGATTTTTTGAAACAAGGGGTAATGTTAAATTATCTAATTTAAAATTTATCAATGCTAACACTGGTAAAAACGATGGTGGTGATCATAGTGAAGAAGGTGGAATTATAAATAATGGTTATTTGACCGTTGAAAATTGTTATTTTGCTTCAAATGTTGGATGGGGATCTGAAGGTGGAGCAATTCATAATCAAAAAACATGTCATGTTTATAATTCAAGCTTTTTTTCAAACACTGCTAAAAAAGGCGGATCTATATACGCAGAAGAAGGTTCAGAGTTATATGTTTATAATTCTAAATTCATTAAAGGCTCATCAAAGGAAGGAAATTCAATAAATGCAAAAAAAGCTAGTGTAAATATCTATAATTGTACATTTGTTAATTGTTCTGCTAAAAGCGGAATTATTAGTGTTAAAAAATCAACTTTAAATGTTTATAATTCGAAGTTTTTAAATTCAAGAGCTGTTGATGAAGCAGCAGCTATTAATATAAAAGAAAAAAGTCGAGTTGAAATTCATAACTCTACATTTGACAACTTAACATCTACTGGTGGAAAGCTTTGGACAAAAAATAAAAATGGAAGCGGGAATAGTGGTGCAATTCGTGTAGAGAATGGATGTAATTTAAAAATTAAAGACTCAAGATTCACTAATTGTGTAGCAAAAATGGATGGTGGAGCACTTTATATAGAAAGTGGTTATATAACAATTGAAAATTGTTCTTTTCTCTCAAACAAAGCTAGTCGTGAAAGGCATATCTACAATGTAGCTGGTAGTGTTAATATTACTAACTCTCTTTTTGAAGTTATAAACACAATAAGTACTAGCAATATAAGTGTTGGTGAAGTGGAAAAAGTCGAAATAACAGTTGATGATGGTACAAATCTTTTAAATATTAATGTAAATGTTTTACTAAATAATAAAACTGTAATTGGTACTAATGATGATGTTAAAGATTTAGAAAATTTAACTATTGGTGTTTATACTGTCAATTTAGCTCAAAAAGATAACATTAACACTAATTCATATATTTATACTCAAAATTATTCTTTATTCAGTGTTAAAGATGATTCAAAAATAGATGTTCCTTTAAAAGTAGAGGTATCAAATATCACTGTTGGTAGTGAAGCTATATTTAATTTAACATTATCAAATGATGCAAATGGAGGAATTATTGAAATAATAATTGAAAACATAACATTAAATTCAATAGTTAAAGATTCAAAAGCTATAATTAAATTTGCTGGATTAAAGGAAGGAATTTATAATTATTCAGTATTCTATAAGGGCAATGATAAGTGTAATCCAACTAGCTTCTTTGGTAAATTAAAAGTTAATAAAATTTTAACAGTTAATGCAGGAGATATTACA
Proteins encoded:
- a CDS encoding C1 family peptidase codes for the protein MFKYNKILVFLLFLFLITVPFSFANDVDENVTLSQDLQNNGDNIVSSGFSVYFDASAQSDGSGSQSSPYKYLNSGRLSGYSNYYFAPGIYTINSKPYSSGFLSSEMNIIGSNPKTTVIHYTGSGNFLETSSTLVLKNITLKGANIKVQNGMIANNTIFEGSISNIEDNYGNSYGGAIKIVGSSSSSFYDELWNIFNQSSSSFQIRFDNCIFKNNYAEYGGAIYINCSSVVISNSKFINNHAKQFGGGIAAINKSNLTIINSVFEDSYSEYDAGGAIYLMNSKSDIKYSNLTNCKSSFGPAITSLNSSVVIDKINANKNNASYQGGSIYAMYGNLTVKDSNFNENFAKYGGAIFADNLTKFEVLNSKFNNNKAFYQAGAIFAFVNLKNSIDNCTYIGNKADENDDIYQSDLFEIFIGNENYEMIKYKSDYKGVLPSKYDLRDKNHVSSVKEQGNSGNCWAFATIATLESTIMKATGKEFDLSEGNLKNIAQIFSDYGWPYETNNGGLYSFSLGYLLSWLGPVNETSDPSDEWDVISPVLNSVVHVQNILFLERKSYNDNDMIKKAIMEYGAVASEICMKFSTQYMNQASYYYNGNESRNHAITIIGWDDNYSKSNFRLTPPGNGAWIVKNSYGKRWGDSGFGYVSYYDTSLAKLNDHENTFAIIFNDTIRFNKNYQYDICGKTDYFVTGYNTIYYQNQFTSTGNDVLAAFSTYFNTTTEWEADIIVNDVVKLSQNATSLAGYHTIHLKELIPLKLGDVFKISLKIHNNNGFASFPICEKVSSSRCFYTPGVSFFSYDGKNWHDLYDYFVNESYGHKYSSQVACIKAFTTASKDILNTTIAITSLNSTNILVNIKDQNNKAVNMGIVNFNVDGKDYTEKVINGVANLKVYLKSGNHNILAIYKSNDYYNISSIFKMLTLDKEDLFLEIISNNISYGDDLKIAIKLTNIIGENLILPVNVEVAGKKHVTNGELLKISDLKPGNYTIKAKFMGNNLYNQKTLSKIVNVASPDLNLRIFTQDINVGDDLTVKAILGNLSNAIVNIKINNKSYILNIKNGKGSLNISDKFKAGEYGIFGEFKGDGIYSASKTSSKFKVNKINTSLIVECENIVEGENLIINVKIPSDINGKISLMLNSKVYNSIADKGIVKFNISGLGVGNYLFNVKYDGDDKYNKVSNSSFVNISKSNSKLILVADNIYKYYGGFEKFSALLLDNNSNPISNQKINVFINKVKYSKLTDKNGLVEIDISSLAVGSYNVLSVFDGDKKYNVNKVYSKINVTSTIKASDFQARFLDSEGNTLANTVVSFIINKKEYLTVTDINGIAKFDIKLSVGAYEVKIINPLTNENLTRNVKIFKRITLNRDLIMDYNSGNTFNVRIYGDNGKISHGGEVISFKIGKNTFNVKTDKNGYAKLKINLIPNKYKIITSYKGERVFNNIVVNPVLKAKNIVVKKSKTIKFSATLKNTNKKAIIGKKITFKVKGKIYTAKTNKKGIATIYLKNFKVGKYNICSKYVKSSVKNSIIVKK
- a CDS encoding C1 family peptidase, which codes for MKDIKIFLYFFLILFSVSISPLSAENIDTVGDIETIDNVKDVNLYNDDENEKLKDSNPVYYFNASANVDGDGSKNNPYKYLRDERLPYGVTAYFADGVYEINSPCTVYSNDGVSITSATQVTFIGQSMENTIIKYVGNASIAIKIPDLARLFVSNMTFNHATIENRGTLDGTNVAFINNHGVDIHANLGYNNSFGGAIYSPGSNYYAAFSMPSYLKLNNCLFINNTAVYGGSIYHKNGNTIIKNSKFYNSSSGLYGGVLATDGGNITIENCIFENYRADDDAGGAIYSKVTNLAIKNANFANGHADFGGAICNLNSNLIIENVNFTNNFAKFDGGTIYDMYGNVTIKNVNIIQSQARDGGALFIDNCTSVIIKDTSFDESTATRIGGTIFSNANKLNLTNVTFGRSSALIDNIIHSQDKYNYDIGYNSNYELMKYNSSYNGVLPSKYNLVEEGYSTPIRNQMAGGNCWAFGPLAALESCILKATGKSMDLSEENIKNLIEKYSAYGWDYDTNNGGHSEMMWGNLISWIGPVLESDDKYDDYSTLSTLLDAVMHVQNVYYLPTRTNALDNNAIKKAILDYGAVGVTIYMDDSNPLVFNKDKSAHFYTLSTKAYANHAVCIVGWDDNYDKNNFPMGNMAATNGAWIVKNSWGSDWGDNGYFYVSYYDPVVYGVGIDNSAFTFILNDTVRYNRNYQYDIGGMTDFLYTESKTVYYKNTFTSIGNDILTAFSTVFEFEKDYEVSLYINNDLKLTQRGHSLAGYFTIPFEKEFPLKIGDNFTISIKLNADKDASFPIYEIVSASRLSYDKGVSFFSLDGQTWKDLFDFVYDRPDLEHKYSSQVACIKAFTRCNSNLNESNIVVNDITANMDEIVTITATIFDKNNKLINEGVVTFLVDDKKEFVNVVNGRAIFQTSFKKAGIFDLTVKFDGGNNYFSSENTTKVVINKASKINTRLEISEVTTNDENSKIKITLSDINDNPIDNEKVILSINNNLYEATTNFNGVAYIEAKLSDGIYIAKCDFKGSDKYNSITTQTQVKILKEKINSIKSSNITRAHYSGIDFQAIFLNKNGNPLVYTVVTFIVDGKEYNEITDANGVAKLNANLNVGKHKITSINPVTEDITFNTVNIVKRITLNKDLTMDYNGHDTFNVCVYGDNGKIANDGEIVIFKINEKTYKIKTDKKGYAKLKINLIPNTYKIITEYKGEKVVNNVIVKHVLKAKNIKVKKAKIIKFKATLKSSNGKAIKNKKITFKINGKTYSSKTNKKGIASISLKNLKVGKYTIKSSYIKSSIKSTIQIKK
- a CDS encoding Ig-like domain-containing protein, producing the protein MKNKSKLLILLIISLSLILTSAPIFAENTTLKNDNEQISLNEGINTSLKSKNVIYISPNGTGSGASQVDPTNWNNAYSSAKSGDTIVFANGTYNDIRNVKGNYLYSTIINGLELKGNGDSIIDACGRGGFFETRGNVKLSNLKFINANTGKNDGGDHSEEGGIINNGYLTVENCYFASNVGWGSEGGAIHNQKTCHVYNSSFFSNTAKKGGSIYAEEGSELYVYNSKFIKGSSKEGNSINAKKASVNIYNCTFVNCSAKSGIISVKKSTLNVYNSKFLNSRAVDEAAAINIKEKSRVEIHNSTFDNLTSTGGKLWTKNKNGSGNSGAIRVENGCNLKIKDSRFTNCVAKMDGGALYIESGYITIENCSFLSNKASRERHIYNVAGSVNITNSLFEVINTISTSNISVGEVEKVEITVDDGTNLLNINVNVLLNNKTVIGTNDDVKDLENLTIGVYTVNLAQKDNINTNSYIYTQNYSLFSVKDDSKIDVPLKVEVSNITVGSEAIFNLTLSNDANGGIIEIIIENITLNSIVKDSKAIIKFAGLKEGIYNYSVFYKGNDKCNPTSFFGKLKVNKILTVNAGDITRGFNSGIDFEAIFYSEDGSPLKNTVVRFVINSKEYSSITDLNGVAKLNEKLKVGFYKITAINPVTGDNITKTLKIVKRITSNKDLTMDYNGGNVFKVRIYGDNGKLANSGEIVIFKINGKSYKVKTDKNAYANLKINLLPKSYKIITTFKGEQAINTIFIKQILKAKNIKVKKAKIIKFKATLKSSNGKAIKNKKITFKINGKTYSSKTNKKGIATVSLKNLKLGKHTVKSVYIKNTIKNTIQIKK